A region of Gracilinanus agilis isolate LMUSP501 chromosome 3, AgileGrace, whole genome shotgun sequence DNA encodes the following proteins:
- the HMGB1 gene encoding high mobility group protein B1 yields the protein MGKGDPKKPRGKMSSYAFFVQTCREEHKKKHPDASVNFSEFSKKCSERWKTMSAKEKGKFEDMAKADKVRYEREMKTYIPPKGETKKKFKDPNAPKRPPSAFFLFCSEYRPKIKGEHPGLSIGDVAKKLGEMWNNTAADDKQPYEKKAAKLKEKYEKDIAAYRAKGKPDVGKKGGVVKAEKSKKKKEEEEDEEDEEDEEEDEEDDEEDEEDDDDDE from the exons atgGGCAAAGGTGATCCTAAGAAGCCGAGAGGGAAAATGTCTTCATATGCCTTCTTTGTGCAAACCTGCCGGGAGGAACACAAGAAGAAGCACCCAGATGCTTCTGTGAACTTCtcagaattttctaaaaaatgctcagaaaggtggaag acaatgtcagctaaagagaaaggaaaatttgaggaCATGGCAAAAGCTGATAAGGTTCGttatgaaagagaaatgaaaacctaCATACCAcctaaaggagaaacaaaaaagaagtttaaGGATCCCAATGCACCGAAGAGGCCTCC ttcggcatttttcttattctgttcTGAATATCGTCCAAAAATCAAAGGGGAGCATCCTGGTCTTTCTATTGGAGATGTGGCCAAAAAATTGGGAGAAATGTGGAATAATACTGCTGCAGATGACAAACAACCTTATGAAAAGAAGGCAGCTAAGCTGAAGGAAAAGTATGAAAAG GATATTGCTGCATACCGGGCTAAAGGAAAACCTGATGTGGGTAAAAAGGGAGGAGTTGTCAAAGCTGAGAAgagcaagaaaaagaaggaggaggaggaagatgaagaagatgaagaagatgaggaggaggatgaagaagatgatgaggaggatgaggaagatgatgatgacgatgaatAA